Proteins from a genomic interval of Streptomyces sp. NBC_01445:
- a CDS encoding TerC family protein — MDVSMTLWVLTILGLVALIAVDFFIGRKPHDVSIKEAGIWTVVWIVLAALFGIGLLIWGSSQASGEFFAGFITEKSLSVDNLFVFILIMAKFSVPSQLQQRVLLFGVLIALVLRAIFIAAGAAVIANFSWVFYIFGAFLIYTAWKLIQEAMSDDEEDEFEENRLLKSIEKKFGVADRYHGTKLFIRVNGKRILTPLMVVMLAIGTTDVLFAMDSIPAIFGLTQDPYIVFTANAFALMGLRQLYFLIGGLLRKLVYLSYGLSVILGFIGVKLVLHALHESGVHVPEISIPVSLAVICGVLAVTTIASLIASKKQAQKQVLDGGDQDGDATDGARKDSIKA; from the coding sequence GTGGACGTATCGATGACCCTTTGGGTGCTGACCATTCTTGGTCTGGTCGCCCTGATCGCGGTCGACTTCTTCATCGGGCGCAAGCCCCACGACGTATCGATCAAGGAAGCCGGAATCTGGACGGTCGTCTGGATCGTGCTGGCCGCCCTCTTCGGGATCGGTCTGCTGATCTGGGGGAGCTCACAGGCTTCGGGCGAGTTCTTCGCCGGCTTCATCACCGAGAAGTCGCTGAGCGTCGACAACCTCTTCGTCTTCATCCTGATCATGGCGAAGTTCTCGGTGCCGTCCCAGCTCCAGCAGCGCGTCCTGCTGTTCGGTGTGCTGATCGCCCTGGTGCTGCGCGCCATCTTCATCGCGGCCGGTGCCGCGGTCATCGCCAACTTCTCGTGGGTCTTCTACATCTTCGGCGCGTTCCTCATCTACACCGCCTGGAAGCTCATCCAGGAAGCGATGTCGGACGACGAGGAAGACGAGTTCGAGGAGAACCGCCTCCTCAAGTCCATCGAGAAGAAGTTCGGCGTCGCCGACCGGTACCACGGCACGAAGCTGTTCATCCGGGTCAACGGCAAGCGGATCCTGACGCCGCTCATGGTCGTCATGCTCGCGATCGGCACGACCGACGTGCTGTTCGCGATGGACTCGATCCCGGCGATCTTCGGCCTGACCCAGGACCCGTACATCGTCTTCACGGCCAACGCGTTCGCGCTGATGGGTCTGCGCCAGCTGTACTTCCTCATCGGCGGACTCCTCCGGAAGCTGGTCTACCTCAGCTACGGCCTGTCGGTGATCCTCGGATTCATCGGCGTGAAGCTCGTCCTGCACGCGCTGCACGAGTCCGGGGTGCACGTGCCGGAGATCTCCATCCCGGTCTCCCTGGCCGTCATCTGCGGCGTCCTGGCGGTCACCACCATCGCCAGCCTCATCGCCTCCAAGAAGCAGGCGCAGAAGCAGGTCCTCGACGGCGGCGACCAGGACGGCGACGCGACCGACGGCGCCCGCAAGGACAGCATCAAGGCCTGA